CTCCCCCTTCATGGCGATCAGCTCGCCGCCCTCGCGGAGCAGCGGCATCGCCCATTTCAGGAGGCGGTCGAGCGGCGCCACCGCGCGGGCGCTGGCGACGTCGAACACGTACTTGCCGGCCAGCTCCTCAGCCCGCCCGCGCAACACCTCGACGTTGTCCAGCTTGAGCGCCTCGACGCATTCCTCCAGGAACACGGTACGACGCAGCAGCGGCTCCAGCAGCGTAACCGTGATGTCCGGTCGCACGATGGCCAGGACCAGGCCGGGCAGCCCGGCCCCCGAGCCGATGTCCACCAGCCGTACGTCCGGAGGCACGGCCTCGGCCACCACCGCGCAGTTGAGCAGGTGACGATCCCAGATCCGCGGCACCTCCCGCGGGCCCAGCAGCCCGCGGACGACACCGGGGCCCGCCAGCAGCCCGGCGAAGGCGTTGGCACGCTCCCAAGCTTCCCCGGTGAAGACGTCCCGCGCTATCTCCGGCGGCTCAGGAAGCTCATCGTCGCTCACTGGTCGGTGGCCCTTTCTGGGACCTGGCGGCCCTTGCTCGCTGTGTCGGGTGTCGGTGTCGGTTCTCGGGTGTCGAGTTCGGCGTCGGAGCTAGTCGTCGGCGTCAGTTTCGGCGTGTCGGTCGTCGGTATGGGATTCGGTTGTGGTTCGGATCAGGTCGCACCAGTGCGGACTCTCGCCCGCTTCTACAACAGCCGGCTCCGAAGCCCCGTTTCCAGGCCCCGAGCTCGGACGTGCGGTCGTGTGCTCCCCCAAGGCTACGGGGTGAGATCACAAAGGCAGACTAGCGGGCCGGGGTCAGGGAGGCCTGTGAGCGCGCCGTCAGGACGGCCTCGCCCACCTGGGAGCGCTAACACCTCCAGCCCACAACGAGAAACGGCCGCCTGCCACGCGCGACAGCGGGCAGACGGCCGGATCGGACGGCGGCGGGACGTGCCTCAGGCGGGCAGGACCACCACGTACCGCTGCGGCTCCTCCCCCTCGGACTCGCTGCGGAGCCCGGCGGCGGCCACCGCGTCATGGACGATCTTGCGCTCGAACGGGGTCATCGGCTGCAGCGCCTTCGACTCGCCGCGCTCCTTGACCTGGCTCGCGATCTCGGTGCCGAGCTTGGTCAGCTCCGCCCGGCGCCGCTCCCGGTAGCCGGCCACGTCGAGCATCAGCCGCGAGCGCTCGCCGGTCTGCCGGTGCACGGCCAGCCGGGTCAGCTCCTGCAGTGCCTCGAGGACCTCTCCCGCCGGACCGACCAGCTCCGTGCCCTTCAGGCCGACGACGGAGACCAGGGCCCGGTCACCCTCGACGTCCATGTCGATGTCGCCGTCGATGTCGGCGATGTCGAGAAGGCCCTCGACGTAGTCGGCAGCGATCTCACCTTCCTGCTCCAACGCGTTGAGATCAGGAGCCTTCTCCTGCTCGGCCTCGGTCATGGCCGGCCTCTCCTTCGTGTTCAAGACTTCTTGCTGCCGGTGCGCTTGCTGCGTGACTGCCTGCTCGGCTGCTGCCTAATGATCTTAGGCTCCGGAGGGGGCGGCGGGGCCTCTTCTTCCGGAGTGGTCTTCCGCAGTTTGGCGATCAGTCCGGGCTTGGGCTTGACCGGGATCACGTTGCCCTTGGCGTCGTACTCCGGCATCGGGTGCCGGCTGTAGAACCAGTGCTGCTGACCGAGGGTCCACACGTTGGTGGTGACCCAGTACATGATCAGACCGAGCGGGAAGTTCAGGCTGAAGAAGGCGAACAGCGGCGAGATGTACATCAGGATCTTCTGCTGCTGCGCCATGGGGTTGTCGGGCATCTGCGCCATGGAGCGGGTGACGCTCTGCCGGACGGTGAGGAACGTGGTCAGCGAGCTGACCGCGACGAAGATGCCGAGAACCACCTTGGTCTGTACGTTGCCCGCGCCGAAAGCCGCCAGGTCGTCGGCCGACATCCAGAAGTTGGCGGGCAGCGGGGCGCCGAAGATGTGCGCCTTACGCGCGCTGTCGACCAGCTCCTGCGTCATGCCGTACTTCGCGTGCCCGTTCGCCATGTTCTGCAGCACCGTGAACATGGAGATGAAGATCGGGAACTGCGCGAGGACGGGCAGGCAGCCCCCGAGCGGGTTCGCGCCCGCGCCCTGGTAGAGCGCCATGACCTCCTGGTTCATGCGCTGCTTGTCGTTCTTGTAACGCTTGCGCAGCTCTTGAACCTTGGGGGCGAGCTCCTGCATCTTCCGCGACGAGCGCATCTGCTTCAGGAAGAGCGGGAAGATCAGGATCCGCATGAAGACGGTCAGCGTGATGATCGTCAACGCCCAGGTCAGCCCGCTGTCCGGGTTGAGGACCGTGCTGAATGCAGTATGGATCCAGATGATGACTTGGGCTACGGCTTGGTACAGCCAGCTCAGCCAGGACAGCTCCACCGAGCTATCTCCCTTGCGTTTCGTGGGACCGGACCGGGCGTGGGGGCACCGGGTCAATACCTCCGGGATGGAATGGGTGGCACCGCCCGATGCGCCGGACAGTCAGCCATACGCCGCGCAATGCCCCGTGCACGGCAATCGCCTCGAGCCCATAGGCACTGCATGACGGATAGAACCGGCAGCGTGGACCGAGCAGCGGGCTGATGAACGCCCGATAGAACCGAATGGGGATGATGAGCGCCCGGGCGGCGAGGCCCGGCACCACCCCTTGCGGTTGCTCCGTCATTTTTGTCCACCCGTCGAGGACTCGCGCCGCCTGAGCAAACGATCCAGCGCGGCATCGAGCTCGGCGGCCAGGTGCTCGAATCGCGCGGACGCGGCCGGTGGGTTGGCGCGTACCACAAGCAGGCTACCTCGCGGCAGCCGATCGAGACGGTCGCGCATCAGGTGTCGGAGCCGTCGTTTGACCCGGTTTCGGGTCACGGCTCCGCCGACGGCCTTGCTCACCACGAAACCCACCAGAGGTGGCTCTTCCCCAGAAATGGTGAAATGCACCACAAGGGTCGGGCGACCGGCGCGCTTACCACGCCTGACCGCCGCCTCGAACTCCTCCCCGCGTCGCATGCGGGATTCACGGGACAGCACCGTATACGTCTAACGCCCGCCGGCGAACTTCGCCGGCGGGCTGAAATCGCGCGAGACGATCAGGCCGACAGCTTCTCGCGGCCCTTACGGCGACGAGAGGCGAGGATGGCGCGACCGGCCCGGGTGCGCATCCGCAGCCGGAAGCCGTGGGTCTTCGCGCGGCGACGGTTGTTCGGCTGGAAAGTACGCTTGCTCACGGGTGGGCTCCAGGCTTGATGGTTGCGCCACGACGGCGCTGTACACACATGGATGGCCTGCCAGTTTACGAGGGCACGCGAAATAGCCGTCGCGTGACAAGCCGACCGTCGTACGTTACGGGGCAAGCACCGTCCAGGTCAAACCGGACCGGTTATCCACCAATCCACAACCCACTTTTCCACCGGGGGCCCCACGTCCACAAGATGTGCACTCTGGTGCCACTAGGCTGTGGACAACGCT
The nucleotide sequence above comes from Nonomuraea gerenzanensis. Encoded proteins:
- the rsmG gene encoding 16S rRNA (guanine(527)-N(7))-methyltransferase RsmG — protein: MSDDELPEPPEIARDVFTGEAWERANAFAGLLAGPGVVRGLLGPREVPRIWDRHLLNCAVVAEAVPPDVRLVDIGSGAGLPGLVLAIVRPDITVTLLEPLLRRTVFLEECVEALKLDNVEVLRGRAEELAGKYVFDVASARAVAPLDRLLKWAMPLLREGGELIAMKGERAADELAEAEAQLRASGARTAELVTVGHGKVEPPATLVRVVAGRAPERARPRRRR
- a CDS encoding Jag family protein, encoding MTEAEQEKAPDLNALEQEGEIAADYVEGLLDIADIDGDIDMDVEGDRALVSVVGLKGTELVGPAGEVLEALQELTRLAVHRQTGERSRLMLDVAGYRERRRAELTKLGTEIASQVKERGESKALQPMTPFERKIVHDAVAAAGLRSESEGEEPQRYVVVLPA
- the yidC gene encoding membrane protein insertase YidC; translated protein: MELSWLSWLYQAVAQVIIWIHTAFSTVLNPDSGLTWALTIITLTVFMRILIFPLFLKQMRSSRKMQELAPKVQELRKRYKNDKQRMNQEVMALYQGAGANPLGGCLPVLAQFPIFISMFTVLQNMANGHAKYGMTQELVDSARKAHIFGAPLPANFWMSADDLAAFGAGNVQTKVVLGIFVAVSSLTTFLTVRQSVTRSMAQMPDNPMAQQQKILMYISPLFAFFSLNFPLGLIMYWVTTNVWTLGQQHWFYSRHPMPEYDAKGNVIPVKPKPGLIAKLRKTTPEEEAPPPPPEPKIIRQQPSRQSRSKRTGSKKS
- the yidD gene encoding membrane protein insertion efficiency factor YidD, which codes for MTEQPQGVVPGLAARALIIPIRFYRAFISPLLGPRCRFYPSCSAYGLEAIAVHGALRGVWLTVRRIGRCHPFHPGGIDPVPPRPVRSHETQGR
- the rnpA gene encoding ribonuclease P protein component, with translation MRRGEEFEAAVRRGKRAGRPTLVVHFTISGEEPPLVGFVVSKAVGGAVTRNRVKRRLRHLMRDRLDRLPRGSLLVVRANPPAASARFEHLAAELDAALDRLLRRRESSTGGQK
- the rpmH gene encoding 50S ribosomal protein L34 — protein: MSKRTFQPNNRRRAKTHGFRLRMRTRAGRAILASRRRKGREKLSA